The following are from one region of the Sandaracinus amylolyticus genome:
- a CDS encoding helix-turn-helix domain-containing protein yields MIEERSANEPRVDVDWIDGDEAARMLGVSRDYLRRVQGLPRYGSSRARRYRRSEVDAYLRDRAGAPFSRG; encoded by the coding sequence GTGATCGAGGAACGGTCCGCGAACGAGCCGCGCGTGGACGTCGATTGGATCGACGGCGACGAGGCGGCGCGCATGCTCGGCGTCTCGCGCGACTACCTGCGGCGCGTGCAGGGCCTGCCGCGCTACGGGTCCTCTCGCGCGCGACGGTATCGTCGCTCCGAGGTCGACGCGTACCTCCGAGACCGTGCGGGCGCGCCGTTCAGCCGAGGGTGA